AAGCGGCCGGCAAAGGCGTCATTAAAAAAAACGCCAGCAACCGCAAAAAATCAAGATTAAGCAAAAAATTAAACCAAGCTTTTAAATAAGCCTGTAAAACAAAAAACTGTAAATATATTATAGTTTATAATAATATTACAGTTTTTTGTTTTGCATCGTTCTTTGGAATCTCTAGCTATATATAGTAATACATAACCCCTTTAAACAGGGGTTTTTGTATATCTTAATGATGTTGGGTAAAATTTACAACTTCGCTATCAGCATATTCAATCCGGCCAGATAACTGCTTTGGCCGGATTTTACTTCATAATCAATCCGCGCCAGCCGGCTTAGAATGCTTTTTAAAACAGGCAAAGTAAAATAGCGCGCCTGCTCTACGCCTTTTTGCGCGACAAAAGGATGAATTTTTAGCTGGTTGGCGATCTGGCGCTGGCTTAAACCTGATTCGAGCGCTTGCTTTATGGAGAGTAAAATCCTAAATTGCCTGACAAACATATTTAACAGATAGCCGTCGCTTAAACCGGCCTCAATCTGCTCATCTAAAAGCTTAACGGCTAAAGCTTTGTTTTTTACGCTTAGAGCGTCGGTTAAAGCAAAAATATTTTCGCTGAAATTTCCGCGAACTAAATTTTTAACATCTTCCATTTCTATGTTAACGCCGCCCGGAGTCAGCTTGCCGGCCGCTTTATAGCTTAATAATTTATCCAACTCATTATTAATCTGCCAGCCGTCCGAGCCGACTAACCCGACTAGCATTTCGGCGGCCTTAAGGCTGATTTTACCGCCGCGCTTAATCGTCTCTTTTTTTACCCATTCAGCCGATTCGGTATTACTTAATAAATTAAAACTATAAGCGTATTTTTGGCTGGATAAAAATTTAAACAGCTCGACTTGTTTTTTATTTAATGGCTTCTCTTTGCCGCTAGAGTCTAGCATCATGGGCGAAAGCGCATTCTTAAATTTCTTGGTTTTAATGTTTTGCTCCCAAACAATAATAATATTATCGGCTAATTTTTTATTTTTAAAATACTCGCTAAGATTTTCAAAAATCAGCTTATCTTTATTAATAAAAACATCCTCAATAATAATTAAGCGCTTTTTAGATAACAGCGATGACGGGCTAACAGCCGCCGTAATTTCGGAGAAGGTCGCCTTAGCGCCGTTAATAACATTAAGCCCGCTGCCTAATTTATCAACCTCGCGCAAATATTTATCTTTCAGTTCGTTTAATTTTAAACGGCTTCTGAAATTATCCTGGCCGTAGAGAAAAATTATCATATTCTTATAAATTTGTAATCTTGGTTAAATTTTGCTAATATTATAATAGGTTAATAACTATTAAAAAGCAAGTTCAACTTATGCAAACAACTCAATGTCCGGTCTGCTCAAGCGATATTATTATTGAAGAAGAATCATCGGAGAAAGATTTAGTCAGCTGCTTAAACTGCGGCACCGAGCTGGAAATTGTTACTCTGCAGCCCTTGCAGCTAAGCCCGCTCCAGGAAGAATCAGGGGAAGAAGGCGTTAGCGAATAAAATTTTAGCTAACCAAAAATAAATTTTAAAGCTTTACTAAATAAAGCCATCGTGGCTTTATTTTATTTTTCCGACTTCAGCCTTGAACAAATCACCTCTCTCTTTATAATTTTTAAACATACCGAAGCTGGCGCAAGCGGTTGATAATAAAACTATATCGCCTCTATCGGTTTGCTGGCGCGCTATGGCTACCGCGCCTTTAATATTATTTATTAATTTCATTTTATTTTCATTAAATCCAAATTTTTTTAGCTCTTGTTTTATTCTCGGCGTAGCTTGACCATTTAATAAAATAACAAACTTGCAGCGTTTTTTTACTTCTTTAGCTAACTGACTAAAATCAGCTTTTTTATCAGCGCCGCCTAAAAGTAAAATAATCGGCGCGCTAAATGATTTTAAAGCTATTATAGTTGATTCCGGAGTAGTGGCAAAACTATCGTCATAATATTTAACGCCCTGATATGCTCGCGCCAATTCAAGCCGATGCTCCAGCCCTTTAAAATTCGCCACGGCTTTTTTTACATCTTCAGATTTAATGCCGATAATCTTCGCTACTTCAACCGCGGCCGCAATATTTTCTTTGTTATGCTCGCCGATTAATTTTGACGGCAATTCTGATTTATTAAAATAAATCTTTTTACTCCTCACTTTGTAATTGGAAATTGGAATTTTTTTGAAAATTGAAAATTGCTTGTCCTGCCTTGTGCAGGGAAAATTGAAAATTGAATAATCATTTTTCTTTTGCCACCTGACAATATTCCATTTAGCTTTTTTATAATCATCTAATGTCTTATGGAAGTTAGGGTTATTTGGATCAGCCGGCGCTAAATGTTCGCTATAAAAATTAGTAATTACGGCAATACGCGGACTAACGGTCATGTCTTCAAGCTGAAAAGATGATAATTCCAAAACCACCCAATCAGTTTTTCTAATTTTATCAATAAACTCGAATGGCGCCACGCCGATATTGCCGCCGAGCCATGCTCGCTTGCCGGCGGTTTTTAATATTTCATAAATCAAGCTGGCGGTCGTGCCTTTGCCTTTGGTGCCGGTAACGCCGATAATATTTTTTGTTGGACATAAATCAAAAAACAACTTCATCGGGCTGGTTAATACCGCCCTGACAAGGGGGGCTGGGGGGGTTGTGTTTTTTGCTCCCACAATCCCCGGACAATCCATGGGCCAGCCCGGCGACCGAAATAAAATATCAAACTTATTTAAATTCTTATCATAACCTTTGCCTAATTGCCATCTTACTTTTGTCATTCCCGCGAAAGCCTGCCTGTCCGGTAGGCAGGCGGGAATCCAGGGGTTCTTCGCTTTTACATCTTCCCGCGCATCGCAAACCGTAATCTCGCATTTTACTTTATGTTTCAATAAATATTTAACCAAAGCTAAATTCTCTAATCCTAGCCCTAAAATAGCAACTTTTTTATTTTGTAAATTTTTAATACTTGACATAATAATAATAATATGATATATTAATTTATTGCTCTTTCTTAATTCGCAATAAAAAACCATATAAAAAGGGGAGAAAAAATGAAAAAAAATGTTATTTTTTTAGTTGCGGCAATATTAGTTTCCCTACAATGCAATATTTTATTAGCTTGGGAAAATGAAGAAAAACTGTTGTTCAGTGTTTTATTTACTAAAGACCACGGGGCGTATAAAGTATATTATGATGCATATGGAGTTGCGCCTGGAAACGAATCAGAAAAAATGCAAACTTGTGATACGGTAAAAGAATACGGGGAAACGGAATATTTAAAAAGATTAACAATACAAACAAATGGTATAACAGATATTTATTTAATATCGGCGATAAATGCGGCAGAGATTGCTTGCCAAAATTCAATTATTACTGGCAAGCCGATGATTATTACAAAAATAGTAGTTAGAAAAAAATAACTATATCCAAATCCAACTCCGAACCTCCGAACGCTGTTTTCCGTAAACGGCGTTTTTTTTATTTTTAAATTTCATTTTAAATCTTCACATTCTTAAATTTTAAATTTTATCCATCTCTCCCCAATTATCTCCTATGCTCGCGTCCACGCCCAGCGGAACTTTTAATTTCAGGACATTTTCCATAATCTCCTTAATTTCAACCGCTGTTTTTTTAACTAAACTATCTTTAACTTCAAACACCAATTCGTCGTGCACTTGTAAAAGCATCTTAATCTCATCGGCCTGATAATTTTTTCCTATCAACTCCTGAATTCTGATCATGGCTACTTTTATAATATCCGCGGCCGTGCCTTGCAAAGGCGTATTAATGGCCATGCGCTCAGCCCCTTTTCTAATCTGAATAACCGAAGAATTTATTTCCGGTAAAATCCGGCGCCTTTGAAACAGAGTTTCAGTATAACCTTTATCCCTGGCCATTTCAATGGTACTATCCACGAATTTTTTTACGCCTTTATAGACTACGAAATACTTATCAATAAACTCTTTGGCCCGCGCGTAAGGAATAGCCGCGCCTTGCGCTAAGCCATGCGGCCCTTGGCCGTATAAAATGCCAAAATTAACCGCTTTGGCCTCCCGCCTCATTTCCGGCGTCACTTCGCTTAATGCTACCTGATTAATTTCCGCGGCCGTGGCCGTATGAATATCTTCACCCTGGTTAAAAGCCTGTATCATCTTTTTATCGCCCGACATATGCGCGGCCAGCCTTAATTCAATTTGCGAATAATCCAGGCTTAATAATTTATAACCCCTTTCCGCGATAAAAGCTTTGCGAATTTCCCGCCCCAGTTCGGTGCGAATCGGTATATTTTGCATATTGGGTTCGGTTGAAGACAGCCGGCCGGTGGCAGTAACGGTTTGATTGAAGCTGGTATGCAATCGACCGGTTTTCAGATTTACCAGCTTTGGCAAAGCTTCAATATAAGTGGTGGACAGCTTTACCACCTCGCGGTATTCCTGGATTAAATCAATTATCGGATGCTGGCCTTTAAGCTTAAATAATTCATCGGCGCCGGTAGACAGACCGGTTTTATTTTTAGAAATCCCCATGGCCGGTATGGCTAATTTTTCAAATAAAATTTCTCTTAATTGCTGAGTTGAATTTATATTAAATTCCTGGCCGGCTAATTCATGTATTTTTTTTGTTAAACGGCTGATTTTTTTATCTACCGCCTTGCTCATCGCGGCCAAAAATTCCTGACTAATTTTTATGCCGTTAGTTTCCATTACGGCCAAAACTAAAACCAGCGGCATTTCAATTTCATTAAATAATTTAATTAATTTCTGCTTTTTCAACTCCGGCAATAATTTTTTAATTAAGCGATTGGTAAAATCAGCGTCCTCGCAGGAATAATTATATAATTTTTCAACCGCCACCTCGGCAAAGCTGATTTTCTCACGGCCCTTGCCCAACAAATCGTCTTTAGTTATTTTCTGATGGCTCAATTCGCTAAAAGTCACCGCGTCTAAATTATGCTGGCGGCTGCCGGGGTTTAAAAGATACGACGCCACCATAGAATCGGCGGCCACACCCTTAACCTTTATACCTAAACTAGCCATTACCTCAATATCAAATTTAATATTATGACCGTATTTTTTTATTTTCTCGTTTTCAAAGATGGGCTTTAATTTTTCCAGCCACAGATTATCTGCCTGATTATCGTTTTTATTATAATTAAACAAATCGCTTTTCACTTTTAACTTTTTGCTTTTTACTTCTAAATAATACGCTTCGCCGGCCTGCCAACTGAAACTTATGCCTAATAATTCGGCCGTTACCGGATTAAAATTAGCTGTTTCCGTATCAAAAGCAAACTCTTTTTGCGCTTGCAATTTTTTTAAAAATTTAGCAAATTTTTTATCGTTATCAATTAATTCATATTCAAATAATTCCAAATTTCTTTTAAACTTATCTATTCGCTCATAATCATCGCTTTTCGCTAAGCGCTTTTCCGCGCCTTGAGCTAAATCTTGGAGCCTTGGCAAAAGCGAACGAAAATCCAGCTCATTAAACAGCTTGGCTAACTTTTCCCGGTCAAACTGCCCGAAGCGCGCCTCGGTTAAATCGAACTCAATTTTAACGTCGCATTTTATGGTGGCCAGATCCTTGCTCATAAAAGCATTATCTTTATATTGAACAAGCAATCCGCGCACCCGGTCTCTGATTTTACCTGAATCTATATTTTTATAAACTCCATCCAAAGTTTTAAATTTTTGCAACAGTTCGGTAGCGGTTTTTTCACCAATACCTTTTACTCCGGGAATGTTGTCAGACGGATCGCCGCGCAAAGCCTTAAAATCAATCATTTGATCAGGCTCTAGCCCGTATCTTTCGCGAACCGCTTTCCCGTCGTAAACCATAGAGTCGGTTAAACCGCGCTTCATGGTAAAAACCTTGGTATGATCATTAATTAACTGCATGGTATCCATATCGCCGGTAACAATAATTTTCTCTACTTCGCCGTCAACTTTATTGGCTAAAGTACCGATTAAGTCATCGGCCTCAAAACCGGCCAATTCATAAATCGGGATATTAAAACTTCTGGCGATTTCCTTAACTCGGGGAATTTGCGCGTATAATTCGTCCGGCGCTTTTACCCGGGTGGCTTTATAATCCTTAAATTGCTCATGACGGAAAGTTTTTTCTTTTCTGTCTAAAGTCAAAGCCACGTACTCGGGCTTAAACTCGCGTAAAGCCTTGATTAATACGGCCGTAAAACCGTAAACCGCGTTGACGATTTCCCCTGTTTTAGTGGTTAAGGGCGGCAAAGCGTGAAAACTGCGATGGATCAGCGCGTTGCCGTCAATAATCATGAATTTTCCTTTTTTAGCTTGTTTTTCCATACTAATATTACATCACAAGAAAATAGATAAAGCAAATAAAATCACGGCTTTAAACCAGCCGTGAAATCGTAAATTATTATAAGTGGACTGATGGGGATTCGAACCCCAGACCCCCGCGTTGCAAACGCGGTGCTCTACCAGCTGAGCTATCAGCCCCTAAAATTATCGTGGCTGGTTATACCGTAAAATCGGCGATAATACCCATTCCATAAATCCGCCAATCAAATTAGTCATAATTAATGTGCCTATAAAAATAGCTATTAGGCCTAATAATTTATAACCCAGCCTTGAACCGCCCTCGCTGCCGAGCTTGCGCTCAAAAAATTCTATTCTGCCGAAAGCATTTAGCATGGCCTCTGATTTAATTACAATTAAAGCGCCGATCGCCAAAATAATAAAACCAAGCAAAATATGCATAATCTTATATAATCAAATAAAAAATTTATGGCCGTAGAGCTTTGCTCGCTATAAATTTTTTATTTGATACCTTATATTTTTTGAAAATATTATTTATCCCCGGAGGGGGAAAACTTTTTTTGAAAAAGTTTTTAAAGTTTTATTTTAAATAATTCAACGGATTATACTTTATGCCATTAATAATATATTCAAAATGCAAATGCGGTCCGGTTGAATTGCCGGTTGAACCCATTAAACCGATAACTTCGCCTTTCTTAACGGCTTCGCCTTTCTTAACATAGAATTTTGACAAATGGCCATAGCGCGACTTTCTGCCTCCGCCGTGATCAACCACAATCTGGTTGCCATAACCAGTACCCCAACCGGCTACTTCAACTACGCCGGTGTCACAGGCATAAATCGGCGTACCGGTCTTATTGGCTATATCTACGGCATGATGCCTCCAGGAAAAATATTGCGTAATTCGCGCCCCAACCGTTGGCCAGGCCAATTTATTGCTGGCCGTTGACCTAAGATCTTGCGGCTTAAGCAAATCTTTAATAAGAGAAACGGCGGAAGTGTTGCCGGACGATCGGCTTGAAGCGTAATAAGTTTTTTTGCCTCCGGGAATAATTAATTTTTGGCCGACAGACAGCATCTCCGCGCTGGCTAATTTATTAGTTTCCAAAATCGTATTAGCTTCTACCCCGTATTTGGAAGCAACTGTGCCCAAAGTATCGCCGCGCACGACTTTATGGGCTATTCCGCTCATCGGCAAAATCGCCAATTTATTGCCCGGCCTGATTAAACTATAGGCGTTAAGATCATTTTCCCATAAAATAGTGTTGACGCTAACCCCAAAACTGGCGGCAATAGTGCTAACCGAGTCGCCGGCCTGCACTATATAATCAACAATCCCTTCCCTCGGGCGCACCGTCTTGCTGGTAGCCGCTAAGTCCGGCTTTCTGATAGCATCGCCGCCCTGCGTTAAATCTTCAGTATCAAAAACGCCGTCTTCCGGCACCGTCATCTCGGCCATGGGCTGGGGCTTAAAAGCCGTTAAATTATCTAAATAAGTCTGCTGCACCGGAGTGATGGCCGCCTGCTCGTCAAAATATTCCTCTATCAACTCATCATTTTCGCCGAATTCGCTTGATATTATTTCTGATAAAAAAGTTTTTCCGGCGACTTCATCCGGCGCCACCGCTTGGGTTTTTTGCGTCAAATTAAAAACAATAAAAAATATAGTTAAAGCGCCGACAACTACATGAATCAATTTTTGATTAACAAAAAAGGCCGATGATTTATTTTTAATTTTGTCAGCCAGACCAAGCCGTTTTATGGTTGAAAAATAAAACAGATATAATCTAACCAACACTTTATAAAATATAAATCTTAAAACAGCTAAAACCGGCTTAAAGGCCAGATTAACAAAAAAAGCGGTTAATAACCTCTTTAAAAATATCAATAAATTTATTAAAAATATCAGCGAATTTACTGATATTTTCTTAAAATTTCTAGTGATATAATTGCTAATTAAAATAAATTAAATAACACCATTATACTAACATTTAAACCGTTTTTAGTCAATCGCCGAACGCAAAAAAGAAGGCCTGGTTCTTTGCCTTCTTTTTATAAATAATAATCGTTATTTTTACACCTTTATCACCACCGGTAAAACCATGGGCCGGCGCTTAGTCTGCGAGAATAAAAATTGGCCGACATCATTTCTGATTTTATTTTTAACATAATCATCATCCGCCGGCGTGCGCGGATTATGGTCTTTAACGATTTTTTTGACTTTCATCCTGGTTTTTTGGATTAATTCTTTATTTTCTTTCATGTAAACAAATCCGCGCGAAATAATATCCGGGTTGCCGATAGTATCGCCGGTCTTAACGTCAATCGTGGCGATAATCACAATCATGCCGTCTTCGGCCATAACTCGGCGATCGCGCAAGACGATATTGGAAACATCGCCCACGCCTAAGCCGTCAACCATAACATAATCAGTTAAAACTTTATCTTTAGTAAGTTTGCCTAAGACTTCGCCGCCAATCGCTTTATGAAATTCAATAATCTGGCCGTTATCAGCCACGAATATTTTATCTTTGGGAATTCCAACCTGCTCAGCCAATTCAGCGTGAGCACGCAACATATAATGATTGCCCTCAATCGGCATAAAATATTCAGGTTTAATCAAGCGCATCATTAACTTTAAATCTTCTTGCTTAGCATGGCCGCCGGCATGCACATCCATCATTTCATAGTTAATTACCTTGGCCCCCTGCCGAACCATCATATCCATTAAAGTCTGGATGCTTCTTTCATTCCCCGGAATAACCGAGGAAGAAAAAATTACCGTATCTCCGGCTTTTAAATTTATGCTGCGATGTTCATTATTGACTACGCGCGTTAAAAAAGCATTGCTTTCGCCCTGCGCGCCCGTGCCAATAATAATAACTTTATTGCCGGGCAAACGGTCTAATTCGCGATCTTCCACTAAAATTTTTGGATTAAACTTAAGATAACCGATTTGATGGGCTATTTCCACGTTATCATTCATGCTTCTGCCCTGCAGGCTTATCCGGCGGCCGAATTTTTCCGCCAAATCAAAAAGTTTTTGCACGCGGCTTAACTGCGAAGCAAAAGTGCCGATGATTATCCGGCCCTCAAGTTTCTCAAAAATTTTTCCCATTTCATCGCCGATGGAAGATTCGGAAATTTGATAGCCGGGATGCGTGGAATCGGTTGAATCTGACAGCAAAAGCAAAACGCCCGCGCCGCCAATTTGCGCGATGCGGTTTAGATCCGCCGGCTTATCGTTGACCGGTGAATAATCTATCTTAAAATCTCCGGAATGAATAACCGTGCCTAAGGGCGTATGAATAATAATGGCAAAACAATCAGGAATGGAATGATTTACCCTTAAAATTTCCACGCGAAAATTCTTGCCCAGCTGCAACTTTGAATCTTCATTTATTTCTTGGATATTCAGTTTAGGGCATTTACCGAATTCCTCAATTCTCTTTTTGACTATGCCGGCGGTTAATTTGCCCATAAACATATTCGGGTTGCCTAACCTGCCCATCAAATGAGGAATACCGCCAATATGATCCATGTGAGCATGGGTAATGATTACGCCTTTTATCCAGTCCTTTTTATTATCTAGATAATCCACGTTAGGAATAATGTAGTCAATGCCCGGCATATCTTCTTCCGGAAACTGCATGCCCATGTCAACAATAATAATTTCTTTGTTATACTCAAACACGGTCATATTGCGGCCGACTTCTTCAAGCCCGCCCAAAACAATGACCTTCAATTTATTTTCCGCCGGCCCGAAAGCCGCGGTTTTTACTCCGGCGGAATCGAAGCGCCTAGGCGCTAAACCTGCGCCGGTTTTAGAGACAACCATTGGCTGTCTTCTATTTCTTGGTTTATATTTTGTAATCATATATTTGTTAATTGCCATTATAAAAATAGCAAAGTTTTTTAATAAATGTGCCGGAAAGAGGACTTGAAGCTCCTCGGTGCTTCCCTCGGGGCAGAAAAGGAAAGCGGGACACGGGATTGCTCATGTGGGGATAGAGAGACTCGAACTCTCACGGCATTTCTGCCACTAGCTCCTGAAGCTAGCGCGTCTACCAATTCCACCATATCCCCAGGTTGAAAAGTGGCGGGGTGTTATAACTTCTACCAAATAATTGTTTTGCCCGTATTTATATACCACTGGCCGACACCGCCGAAACGATCGCTCGGCAAAACAATGCTTTTAGTGCTGAA
This genomic window from Patescibacteria group bacterium contains:
- a CDS encoding M23 family metallopeptidase encodes the protein MIFLKRLLTAFFVNLAFKPVLAVLRFIFYKVLVRLYLFYFSTIKRLGLADKIKNKSSAFFVNQKLIHVVVGALTIFFIVFNLTQKTQAVAPDEVAGKTFLSEIISSEFGENDELIEEYFDEQAAITPVQQTYLDNLTAFKPQPMAEMTVPEDGVFDTEDLTQGGDAIRKPDLAATSKTVRPREGIVDYIVQAGDSVSTIAASFGVSVNTILWENDLNAYSLIRPGNKLAILPMSGIAHKVVRGDTLGTVASKYGVEANTILETNKLASAEMLSVGQKLIIPGGKKTYYASSRSSGNTSAVSLIKDLLKPQDLRSTASNKLAWPTVGARITQYFSWRHHAVDIANKTGTPIYACDTGVVEVAGWGTGYGNQIVVDHGGGRKSRYGHLSKFYVKKGEAVKKGEVIGLMGSTGNSTGPHLHFEYIINGIKYNPLNYLK
- a CDS encoding lysine biosynthesis protein LysW, producing the protein MQTTQCPVCSSDIIIEEESSEKDLVSCLNCGTELEIVTLQPLQLSPLQEESGEEGVSE
- the holA gene encoding DNA polymerase III subunit delta gives rise to the protein MIIFLYGQDNFRSRLKLNELKDKYLREVDKLGSGLNVINGAKATFSEITAAVSPSSLLSKKRLIIIEDVFINKDKLIFENLSEYFKNKKLADNIIIVWEQNIKTKKFKNALSPMMLDSSGKEKPLNKKQVELFKFLSSQKYAYSFNLLSNTESAEWVKKETIKRGGKISLKAAEMLVGLVGSDGWQINNELDKLLSYKAAGKLTPGGVNIEMEDVKNLVRGNFSENIFALTDALSVKNKALAVKLLDEQIEAGLSDGYLLNMFVRQFRILLSIKQALESGLSQRQIANQLKIHPFVAQKGVEQARYFTLPVLKSILSRLARIDYEVKSGQSSYLAGLNMLIAKL
- a CDS encoding ribonuclease J, translated to MITKYKPRNRRQPMVVSKTGAGLAPRRFDSAGVKTAAFGPAENKLKVIVLGGLEEVGRNMTVFEYNKEIIIVDMGMQFPEEDMPGIDYIIPNVDYLDNKKDWIKGVIITHAHMDHIGGIPHLMGRLGNPNMFMGKLTAGIVKKRIEEFGKCPKLNIQEINEDSKLQLGKNFRVEILRVNHSIPDCFAIIIHTPLGTVIHSGDFKIDYSPVNDKPADLNRIAQIGGAGVLLLLSDSTDSTHPGYQISESSIGDEMGKIFEKLEGRIIIGTFASQLSRVQKLFDLAEKFGRRISLQGRSMNDNVEIAHQIGYLKFNPKILVEDRELDRLPGNKVIIIGTGAQGESNAFLTRVVNNEHRSINLKAGDTVIFSSSVIPGNERSIQTLMDMMVRQGAKVINYEMMDVHAGGHAKQEDLKLMMRLIKPEYFMPIEGNHYMLRAHAELAEQVGIPKDKIFVADNGQIIEFHKAIGGEVLGKLTKDKVLTDYVMVDGLGVGDVSNIVLRDRRVMAEDGMIVIIATIDVKTGDTIGNPDIISRGFVYMKENKELIQKTRMKVKKIVKDHNPRTPADDDYVKNKIRNDVGQFLFSQTKRRPMVLPVVIKV
- the polA gene encoding DNA polymerase I, whose translation is MEKQAKKGKFMIIDGNALIHRSFHALPPLTTKTGEIVNAVYGFTAVLIKALREFKPEYVALTLDRKEKTFRHEQFKDYKATRVKAPDELYAQIPRVKEIARSFNIPIYELAGFEADDLIGTLANKVDGEVEKIIVTGDMDTMQLINDHTKVFTMKRGLTDSMVYDGKAVRERYGLEPDQMIDFKALRGDPSDNIPGVKGIGEKTATELLQKFKTLDGVYKNIDSGKIRDRVRGLLVQYKDNAFMSKDLATIKCDVKIEFDLTEARFGQFDREKLAKLFNELDFRSLLPRLQDLAQGAEKRLAKSDDYERIDKFKRNLELFEYELIDNDKKFAKFLKKLQAQKEFAFDTETANFNPVTAELLGISFSWQAGEAYYLEVKSKKLKVKSDLFNYNKNDNQADNLWLEKLKPIFENEKIKKYGHNIKFDIEVMASLGIKVKGVAADSMVASYLLNPGSRQHNLDAVTFSELSHQKITKDDLLGKGREKISFAEVAVEKLYNYSCEDADFTNRLIKKLLPELKKQKLIKLFNEIEMPLVLVLAVMETNGIKISQEFLAAMSKAVDKKISRLTKKIHELAGQEFNINSTQQLREILFEKLAIPAMGISKNKTGLSTGADELFKLKGQHPIIDLIQEYREVVKLSTTYIEALPKLVNLKTGRLHTSFNQTVTATGRLSSTEPNMQNIPIRTELGREIRKAFIAERGYKLLSLDYSQIELRLAAHMSGDKKMIQAFNQGEDIHTATAAEINQVALSEVTPEMRREAKAVNFGILYGQGPHGLAQGAAIPYARAKEFIDKYFVVYKGVKKFVDSTIEMARDKGYTETLFQRRRILPEINSSVIQIRKGAERMAINTPLQGTAADIIKVAMIRIQELIGKNYQADEIKMLLQVHDELVFEVKDSLVKKTAVEIKEIMENVLKLKVPLGVDASIGDNWGEMDKI
- the murD gene encoding UDP-N-acetylmuramoyl-L-alanine--D-glutamate ligase; protein product: MSSIKNLQNKKVAILGLGLENLALVKYLLKHKVKCEITVCDAREDVKAKNPWIPACLPDRQAFAGMTKVRWQLGKGYDKNLNKFDILFRSPGWPMDCPGIVGAKNTTPPAPLVRAVLTSPMKLFFDLCPTKNIIGVTGTKGKGTTASLIYEILKTAGKRAWLGGNIGVAPFEFIDKIRKTDWVVLELSSFQLEDMTVSPRIAVITNFYSEHLAPADPNNPNFHKTLDDYKKAKWNIVRWQKKNDYSIFNFPCTRQDKQFSIFKKIPISNYKVRSKKIYFNKSELPSKLIGEHNKENIAAAVEVAKIIGIKSEDVKKAVANFKGLEHRLELARAYQGVKYYDDSFATTPESTIIALKSFSAPIILLLGGADKKADFSQLAKEVKKRCKFVILLNGQATPRIKQELKKFGFNENKMKLINNIKGAVAIARQQTDRGDIVLLSTACASFGMFKNYKERGDLFKAEVGKIK